One genomic segment of Alphaproteobacteria bacterium HT1-32 includes these proteins:
- a CDS encoding thioesterase-like protein gives MTDNQLFNLHRAKVQPEWIDYNGHMNVAYYVLAFDHATDTFLDHVGIDESYRLATNCSVFVSETHVNYLRELREGASLSVTTQILGLNEKRVHLFHQMYHAGDGYLAASTDIIVVHVDLERRRSVDWSGKPAEKLQQLHVTHREIPWPGKAGRHIGLKPG, from the coding sequence ATGACAGATAACCAGCTTTTCAATCTGCACCGCGCGAAGGTGCAACCCGAATGGATCGATTACAATGGCCACATGAATGTGGCGTATTACGTTCTCGCCTTTGATCACGCGACAGATACGTTTCTTGATCATGTCGGAATTGATGAAAGCTACCGGCTGGCGACGAACTGTTCGGTCTTTGTTTCGGAGACGCATGTCAACTATCTGCGCGAATTGCGGGAGGGCGCGTCGCTGTCGGTGACAACCCAGATTCTCGGCCTGAACGAGAAACGGGTTCACCTGTTTCATCAGATGTATCATGCAGGGGACGGCTATCTCGCGGCATCGACGGACATCATCGTCGTACATGTTGATCTTGAACGCCGCCGCAGTGTCGACTGGTCAGGAAAGCCGGCTGAAAAACTGCAACAACTTCATGTGACACACAGGGAAATCCCCTGGCCGGGAAAGGCCGGGCGACATATTGGTCTTAAGCCGGGCTGA
- a CDS encoding M24 family metallopeptidase, with amino-acid sequence MTTMEDLYPLPFSVEEFRARNDAVRRRMQEAGVDVLLLTSPENIYYLSGYHSLGYFTFQMMFLPVDGEPFILTRYLNTDTVRIMAWFDNVEGYQDTENVFDATWRCLEKYGLQNARIASQDDAWFFSVKQYRDLVARLGREPVDCSGIVEQVRMIKSDAEVAYIRRAGECCAASMTAAMDAIRPGATDNDVSAAGHYGLHKAGSEYLGHSAQFVTGIAAGTAFECAKRRPIRDNDVFYIEAGGTYERYNAMLSRTAIIGKPDQRWVDMALASRDSLNAGLAAIKPGATSGDVDKAARDVIEKAGFAEGFRHRTGYAIGIGFPPDWGEGRIASLREGDPLVLEPNMVFHLIPDIKYPGEGGVVFSECIRVTETGYELLTPYSQEIVYR; translated from the coding sequence ATGACGACCATGGAAGATCTGTATCCACTGCCCTTCTCTGTTGAGGAATTCAGGGCGCGCAATGATGCCGTTCGCCGACGGATGCAGGAAGCAGGCGTTGACGTTCTGCTGCTGACCTCGCCGGAGAACATCTATTATCTCTCCGGGTATCATTCGCTCGGTTACTTCACCTTCCAGATGATGTTCCTGCCGGTTGATGGCGAGCCCTTCATCCTGACCCGCTATCTGAATACGGATACGGTCCGGATCATGGCCTGGTTCGACAATGTCGAAGGCTATCAGGATACGGAGAACGTTTTTGATGCCACCTGGCGCTGTCTGGAAAAATACGGTCTGCAGAATGCGCGTATCGCCAGCCAGGACGATGCCTGGTTCTTCTCGGTAAAACAGTACCGCGACCTGGTTGCCCGTCTGGGCCGTGAACCGGTTGACTGCTCCGGCATTGTCGAGCAGGTCCGGATGATCAAGTCGGACGCTGAAGTGGCCTATATCAGGCGGGCCGGTGAATGCTGTGCGGCCTCAATGACTGCGGCGATGGATGCGATCCGGCCGGGCGCGACCGATAATGATGTATCGGCAGCCGGTCATTACGGACTGCACAAGGCAGGCAGTGAATATCTCGGGCATTCTGCCCAGTTTGTGACCGGCATTGCTGCGGGCACGGCCTTTGAATGCGCCAAGCGCCGCCCGATCCGCGATAATGATGTCTTCTATATTGAGGCAGGCGGCACCTATGAGCGTTACAACGCGATGCTGTCGCGCACGGCAATTATCGGCAAACCGGATCAGCGCTGGGTGGATATGGCGCTGGCGTCGCGCGATTCACTGAATGCCGGTCTGGCGGCGATCAAGCCGGGTGCGACCTCCGGTGATGTCGACAAGGCCGCCCGCGATGTGATCGAGAAAGCCGGGTTTGCAGAGGGCTTCCGTCATCGTACCGGTTATGCCATCGGTATCGGTTTCCCGCCGGACTGGGGCGAAGGCCGCATTGCCTCGCTGCGTGAAGGTGATCCGTTGGTGCTGGAGCCGAACATGGTGTTTCACCTGATTCCGGATATCAAATATCCGGGCGAGGGCGGCGTCGTGTTCAGTGAATGTATCCGTGTGACCGAAACCGGATATGAGCTGCTGACGCCTTACAGTCAGGAGATCGTCTACCGCTGA
- a CDS encoding response regulator: MVLETNDLSKMGFGEVSVLLAEPSDPVRSMVRSALQDIGIRDIRSPKTAEEFREDWTKSIPDLAIVDVDLPPGEICQLINQIRHNWVGSNPFVPIICTTWEASKDIVRAVVESGADELLAKPISVQQLKDRIRVLIRARKPFVVTSDYIGPDRRKQEDRDSNVPLTVVPNVLAAKATGEESLEEVQEKIDATVRVINEQKMERLSFQGAMQVRLVMDAYQKGNIDEEIEEHLTSMLDAARDLSRRMEGTEFEHISELALTLIRVATAVRNDWRNPPPKDLKLLLPVSQAIQAAFHPDREKAAFATDISAAIDVYKSKRSRVS, from the coding sequence ATGGTGCTGGAAACTAATGATCTTTCCAAAATGGGCTTCGGCGAGGTCAGCGTGCTGCTGGCAGAACCGTCGGACCCCGTAAGATCGATGGTTCGCTCTGCGCTGCAGGATATCGGTATCCGCGATATTCGCTCACCGAAGACCGCAGAGGAATTTCGCGAGGACTGGACGAAATCGATCCCGGATCTGGCGATTGTTGATGTCGATTTGCCGCCAGGTGAAATCTGCCAGTTGATCAATCAGATTCGTCATAACTGGGTCGGGTCGAACCCGTTTGTGCCGATCATCTGCACCACCTGGGAAGCCAGCAAGGATATCGTGCGGGCGGTGGTGGAATCAGGCGCTGACGAGCTGCTGGCCAAGCCGATTTCTGTCCAGCAGCTGAAAGACCGGATTCGTGTCCTGATCCGCGCCCGCAAACCGTTTGTCGTTACCTCTGATTATATCGGCCCGGACCGGCGCAAGCAGGAAGACCGGGATTCAAATGTGCCGCTGACGGTGGTGCCGAATGTTCTCGCTGCCAAGGCGACGGGTGAAGAGAGCCTCGAAGAGGTGCAGGAAAAAATTGATGCCACGGTTCGGGTCATCAATGAACAGAAGATGGAACGGTTATCGTTTCAGGGGGCGATGCAGGTCCGTCTTGTCATGGACGCCTATCAGAAAGGCAATATTGATGAGGAGATCGAAGAGCATCTGACCAGCATGCTGGATGCGGCGCGTGATCTCAGCCGCCGGATGGAAGGCACCGAATTCGAGCATATCTCGGAACTGGCCCTGACCCTGATCCGGGTTGCGACGGCGGTCCGGAACGACTGGCGCAATCCGCCCCCGAAAGACCTGAAGCTGCTGTTGCCGGTATCACAGGCAATTCAGGCAGCCTTTCACCCGGACCGGGAAAAAGCTGCCTTTGCGACGGATATTTCCGCCGCGATTGATGTCTACAAGTCCAAGAGGTCCCGCGTATCCTGA
- the metF gene encoding methylenetetrahydrofolate reductase, whose protein sequence is MNASTPDRDLKNPVTWPFELSFQGTPEPPTVSFEFFPPKTDALEASLLTAARRLESLGPEFVSVTYGAGGSTRDRTHSIVRRLVDETSLKPAAHLTCVAATREEVDAVARDYWDAGVRHIVALRGDAPTIGKAYEPHPGGYPFAVDLVSGLKRVADFDITVAAYPEVHPEARDADSDLDNLKRKIDAGASRAITQFFFDPEVFLRFRDRAAAAGITIPITPGILPVTNFGRLKSFAGACGTAIPDWVHDLFEGIDDDPETCRLVAASLAAQTCQLLMANGVFEFHFYTLNRAELSYAICHMLGVRPKTRSDSGGQAA, encoded by the coding sequence ATGAATGCATCGACACCTGATCGCGATCTGAAGAATCCTGTCACCTGGCCATTCGAGCTTTCCTTTCAGGGAACACCCGAGCCGCCAACGGTTTCTTTCGAGTTCTTCCCCCCGAAAACCGATGCGCTGGAAGCGTCCCTGTTGACGGCGGCACGTCGTCTCGAATCGCTGGGGCCGGAATTTGTTTCGGTTACCTATGGTGCCGGGGGCTCAACCCGGGACCGGACGCACAGTATCGTCCGCCGTCTGGTTGATGAAACCTCCCTGAAACCGGCAGCACATCTGACCTGTGTTGCGGCGACCCGTGAAGAAGTCGACGCGGTTGCCCGGGATTACTGGGATGCCGGTGTGCGCCATATCGTGGCCTTGCGTGGCGACGCGCCGACCATCGGCAAGGCATATGAGCCACATCCCGGCGGCTATCCTTTTGCGGTGGATCTGGTGTCGGGTCTGAAACGCGTTGCCGACTTTGACATCACGGTTGCGGCTTATCCGGAAGTTCATCCGGAAGCCCGTGACGCGGATTCCGATCTCGACAATCTGAAGCGCAAAATTGATGCCGGTGCCAGCCGGGCGATCACCCAGTTCTTCTTCGACCCGGAAGTGTTTCTGCGGTTTCGCGACCGGGCCGCGGCGGCAGGGATCACCATTCCGATTACACCGGGCATCCTGCCGGTCACCAATTTCGGGCGGCTGAAAAGCTTTGCCGGAGCCTGTGGCACGGCGATCCCCGACTGGGTACATGACCTGTTCGAGGGGATTGATGATGACCCGGAAACCTGTCGCCTGGTTGCGGCCTCGCTGGCGGCGCAGACCTGTCAGCTGCTGATGGCGAACGGGGTTTTTGAATTTCATTTCTACACATTGAACCGGGCCGAATTGTCCTACGCCATCTGCCATATGCTGGGTGTGCGGCCAAAGACCCGGTCTGACTCCGGAGGGCAGGCAGCATGA
- a CDS encoding metalloregulator ArsR/SmtB family transcription factor, whose product MLNQLLAALRASAEPSRLRLLALCADSELAVSDLVRIVGQSQPRVSRHLKVLCDAGLLERHREGSWAYYRLAQHPRSGGLGPGALAGALIGLLPEDDPVIRRDRERLEAVKTERSALADEYFRQNAKQWDMIRSLHVGDLRVEEAIADLLPSDGVEDFLDIGTGTGRMIALFGERSSRAVGVDTSRDMLTVARSNLENTPLSNWSLRQGDMYELPMADATFSVAVIHQVLHYAEHPDVAIAEAARVLRPGGQLIVVDFAPHELEDLRDTHYHRRLGFSDDVIEGWFRQAGLVPHRTVHLPGEPLTVGLWSATRAGDDRNSEDIPEHENVTKLHR is encoded by the coding sequence ATGCTAAACCAGCTTCTTGCCGCCTTGCGGGCCTCGGCAGAGCCCAGCCGACTTCGTCTGCTGGCTCTTTGTGCCGATTCTGAACTGGCTGTCAGCGATCTGGTCCGGATTGTCGGACAGAGCCAGCCACGGGTTTCCCGGCATCTGAAAGTGCTCTGTGACGCCGGGCTCCTGGAACGTCATCGTGAAGGCAGCTGGGCCTATTACCGGCTGGCACAGCATCCCCGCAGCGGCGGTCTGGGGCCGGGTGCGCTGGCGGGTGCGCTGATTGGCCTGCTGCCGGAAGATGACCCGGTTATCCGTCGTGACCGGGAGCGACTCGAGGCTGTAAAGACTGAACGTTCGGCGCTGGCTGACGAGTATTTCCGCCAGAATGCAAAGCAGTGGGACATGATCCGGTCGCTGCATGTTGGCGACCTGCGGGTGGAAGAAGCCATTGCCGACCTGTTGCCGTCGGATGGGGTAGAAGATTTTCTGGATATCGGTACCGGTACCGGACGGATGATTGCCCTTTTCGGAGAGCGCAGCAGCCGGGCCGTCGGTGTTGATACCTCCCGAGACATGCTGACTGTCGCCCGCTCCAATCTGGAAAACACGCCGCTCAGCAACTGGTCGCTCCGGCAGGGCGACATGTATGAGTTGCCGATGGCCGATGCGACCTTCAGCGTCGCCGTGATCCATCAGGTGCTGCATTATGCCGAACATCCGGATGTGGCAATTGCCGAGGCGGCACGGGTTCTGCGACCGGGTGGTCAGCTGATTGTTGTCGATTTCGCACCGCACGAACTCGAAGACCTTCGGGATACCCATTATCACCGCAGGCTTGGTTTCTCGGATGATGTCATTGAAGGCTGGTTCCGCCAGGCCGGTCTTGTGCCGCACCGGACCGTGCATCTGCCTGGTGAGCCGCTGACTGTCGGCCTCTGGTCAGCAACCCGGGCCGGGGACGACCGGAATTCCGAAGATATTCCTGAACATGAAAACGTTACAAAGTTACACCGATGA
- a CDS encoding VacJ family lipoprotein, whose product MKLLIPNNYSWIKGLAVIAMLALSACATPPPADDPEAVAEYNEINDPLEPTNRVILEANLFFDDILLKPLAQGYRFVLPEPARDGIRNALDNLRSPVILLNDLLQGEWERAFQTTMRFCINTTIGIGGLFDVASDLGLKSHDEDFGQTLAVWGAGEGPFLMLPLFGPSNIRDAVGLAVDSFSNPFTYYFDNIGYEWANYTRTGLTALDKRSRNLELLDELEKTSLDFYSALRNLYRQRRADEILNGQPGANTTAPGVTFQFDDGKPRNETLLKN is encoded by the coding sequence ATGAAGTTGTTGATTCCAAACAATTATAGCTGGATCAAAGGCCTTGCAGTTATCGCGATGCTGGCACTTTCTGCCTGTGCAACACCGCCGCCTGCCGACGATCCGGAAGCCGTCGCTGAATATAATGAAATCAACGATCCGCTTGAGCCGACGAACCGCGTCATCCTCGAAGCAAACCTGTTTTTTGATGATATCCTGCTGAAGCCACTCGCGCAGGGTTACCGGTTTGTCCTTCCTGAGCCGGCCCGGGACGGGATCCGAAACGCTCTCGACAACCTTCGCTCGCCAGTCATTCTCCTGAATGATCTGCTGCAGGGCGAATGGGAACGGGCATTCCAGACCACGATGCGGTTTTGCATCAACACCACCATCGGTATTGGTGGCCTGTTCGATGTTGCCAGCGACCTCGGCCTGAAAAGCCATGATGAAGATTTTGGCCAGACGCTTGCCGTCTGGGGTGCGGGCGAAGGCCCCTTCCTGATGCTGCCGCTGTTTGGTCCGTCCAACATCCGTGACGCGGTTGGCCTGGCTGTCGACAGCTTCAGCAATCCGTTCACCTACTACTTCGACAATATCGGCTACGAATGGGCAAATTACACCCGGACGGGCCTGACGGCGCTCGACAAGCGGTCACGTAATCTTGAACTGCTTGATGAGCTCGAAAAAACCTCCCTCGACTTCTATTCTGCCCTTCGAAACCTGTATCGCCAGCGTCGGGCGGACGAAATCCTGAACGGCCAGCCTGGCGCCAATACCACCGCTCCGGGCGTCACCTTCCAGTTTGATGATGGCAAGCCGCGGAACGAGACATTGTTGAAGAACTAG
- a CDS encoding ABC transporter substrate-binding protein gives MDLVLRSPLALLKSIALAVTLVSASLSGPASAASPEQFIDNLARQAIAITNQNIAQPQKIEQFRALLNQGFNVQGIGQFVLGRYWRAATEAERAEYLRLFEDYIVHSYAKRFDAYQGEQLQVNGARQDPASGSVMVGSVLQSPGGGEPVRIDWQLQPAGSSYQVVDVVVEGVSMGVTQRSEFASVIRRGGGKVETIIDALKKILANI, from the coding sequence ATGGACCTCGTCCTCCGGTCCCCGCTGGCCTTACTGAAATCGATTGCTCTGGCGGTTACGCTGGTTTCCGCCAGCCTTTCCGGACCGGCTTCAGCTGCCAGCCCTGAACAGTTCATCGACAACCTGGCCCGGCAGGCCATTGCCATCACCAACCAGAACATTGCCCAGCCCCAGAAGATCGAACAGTTCCGGGCGCTGCTGAATCAGGGCTTTAATGTTCAGGGTATCGGTCAGTTTGTCCTCGGGCGATACTGGCGCGCGGCGACTGAGGCAGAACGTGCCGAATATCTGCGCCTGTTTGAAGACTATATCGTCCACTCCTACGCCAAACGCTTTGACGCCTATCAGGGCGAACAGCTTCAGGTGAATGGCGCACGCCAGGACCCCGCTTCAGGCTCCGTAATGGTCGGGTCTGTCCTTCAATCACCGGGCGGTGGTGAACCGGTACGGATCGACTGGCAGCTCCAGCCCGCCGGCAGCAGTTACCAGGTGGTTGATGTTGTCGTCGAAGGGGTCAGCATGGGCGTCACCCAGCGGTCGGAGTTTGCCTCCGTCATCCGGCGCGGTGGTGGTAAGGTTGAAACCATTATCGACGCCCTGAAAAAAATTCTGGCGAACATATAA
- a CDS encoding TetR family transcriptional regulator, which yields MGRRSDHSRDELYVMALDAAESIVREDGFPALTARKVAARIGYAAGTLYNIFHNQDDLIIHLNARTLGRLDAEMRQVGLSGNPRTDILALGRAYVSFINDNAELWHVLFDHRLADGLELPDWYVARIDRMMAMVEDALSPLFPIDAFETRRSSARMLWSAVHGVCSLSTSGKLGIVSDVPLMETVDRLITVLLQGMATTDTETR from the coding sequence ATGGGAAGAAGATCTGATCACAGCCGTGACGAACTCTATGTCATGGCGCTCGACGCAGCCGAAAGCATTGTCCGCGAAGACGGCTTCCCCGCACTGACAGCCCGCAAGGTCGCGGCCAGAATCGGCTATGCCGCCGGTACACTCTACAACATTTTCCACAATCAGGATGACCTCATCATCCATCTGAACGCCCGCACACTGGGTCGCCTCGATGCGGAAATGCGACAGGTCGGACTGTCCGGAAATCCCCGGACTGATATCCTGGCGCTCGGTCGTGCCTATGTCAGCTTCATCAACGATAATGCCGAACTCTGGCATGTCCTGTTTGATCACCGGCTTGCGGACGGTCTGGAACTGCCGGACTGGTATGTTGCCCGGATCGACCGGATGATGGCCATGGTGGAAGACGCCCTCTCTCCCCTGTTTCCCATCGATGCCTTCGAGACCCGGCGTTCTTCTGCCCGAATGCTCTGGAGTGCGGTGCATGGTGTCTGCTCGTTGTCGACCAGCGGCAAACTGGGCATTGTGAGTGATGTTCCGCTCATGGAAACCGTCGACAGGCTGATCACAGTCCTTCTTCAGGGCATGGCAACCACGGATACGGAGACGCGCTGA
- a CDS encoding acyl-[ACP]--phospholipid O-acyltransferase, with protein sequence MPTLLNTRRFLPLFIAQFLGAANDNFFKNAMLVLVVFRLAGEAGVNGSEIVNIAAALFILPFFLFSALAGQLADRISKSSLIGWIKLAEILIMGLGVAAFLSGDIRIMLAVLFLMGTQSAFFGPAKYAILPELLAEKELVAGNALIEAGTFLAILAGTIAAGLIILTDDGLTLFAVIIMILAVAGWAASRAIPATAAQNPDMKVSYDMAGQTFRILREAARNRSVFLSILGISWFWLVGATFLAQFPAFSRDIVGGDETVVTLFLTTFSVGIAIGSALCSRLTRGEISARLTPFGAIGITLFAIDLWLTARGLSLPDEGLISAAEFIRATGGIRLLVDLTGIAIAGGIFIVPLYAILQARSSNADRARMIAANNILNALFMVAGALAAGAALAAGHGITDLFLGIAVLNAVVALYVCRLMPAEMLRAVMQGILKILYRVRTSGLDNIGKAGPRAVIVVNHVSFLDGLLLATFLPGNPVFAINTHIARRWWVKPFLALVDAFPLDPTNPMAMKALVAEVKKDRHCVIFPEGRITVTGALMKVYEGPGLIADKADAMVIPVRIDGAQYTPLSRLKGKMRLRWFPKVRLVVLEPRRFELADDLVGRNRRRAAADKLYDVMSRMVFETCDTDSNLFNALLTARRIHGGKHEILEDTERRPMSYRRLTTAALALGQPLSRLAGPGKSVGVMLPNASAAVVTFFALQSIRRTPALLNFSTGLTNMLHGCKAAGIDVVITSRRFVEMAKMEETVAGLEAEVRIVYLEDLAKLIGKAAKLKAAIRSTLYRLGIGKSRAAANDPAVILFTSGSEGTPKGVVLSHRNLLANRYQMGAVLDFNPTDIVFNALPLFHSFGMTGGMLLPLLSGVKTFVYPSPLHYRIVPALVYDTNATIMFGTDTFLNGYARSAHAYDFYSLRYVFAGAEKVKDETRRTWSERFGIRILEGYGATETAPVIAANTPMHHRAGSVGRVLPGIDWRLEEVPGVEEGGKLHVRGPNIMLGYLKSDKPGDLQPPPGDEYDTGDIVTVSDDGFVTIIGRAKRFAKIAGEMISLNAVENHVSKLWPDHAHAVVSISDPKKGEALVLITEKKRAGKKTLSDFIRKQGGTELMVPKQIIQRDELPVLGTGKLDYVSLGKIAAGEEQK encoded by the coding sequence ATGCCGACACTCCTTAACACCCGGCGGTTTCTGCCGCTGTTCATCGCCCAGTTCCTCGGTGCGGCGAACGATAATTTCTTCAAGAATGCCATGCTTGTTCTGGTGGTCTTCCGGCTTGCCGGAGAAGCCGGGGTGAACGGCAGCGAGATCGTCAATATTGCCGCGGCCCTGTTCATCCTGCCGTTTTTTCTGTTCTCCGCCCTTGCCGGGCAACTGGCTGACAGAATATCAAAATCAAGCCTGATCGGCTGGATCAAACTTGCTGAAATCCTGATCATGGGACTGGGCGTCGCCGCCTTCCTCTCCGGTGATATACGGATCATGCTGGCCGTATTGTTTCTGATGGGAACACAGTCTGCCTTCTTCGGACCGGCGAAATACGCCATCCTGCCAGAGCTGCTGGCCGAGAAGGAACTGGTTGCAGGCAATGCCCTGATTGAGGCCGGAACTTTTCTTGCGATCCTTGCCGGGACCATTGCCGCCGGACTGATTATCCTGACGGATGACGGACTCACCCTGTTTGCCGTGATCATCATGATACTGGCCGTTGCCGGCTGGGCGGCCAGCCGTGCCATCCCTGCAACAGCCGCGCAGAACCCGGACATGAAGGTCAGCTATGACATGGCTGGCCAGACCTTCCGCATCCTGCGGGAGGCCGCGCGTAACCGGTCTGTCTTCCTGTCGATCCTCGGCATCAGCTGGTTCTGGCTGGTCGGCGCGACATTCCTTGCCCAGTTCCCGGCATTCTCCCGCGATATTGTCGGCGGTGATGAAACCGTCGTTACCCTGTTTCTGACCACCTTCTCTGTCGGTATCGCCATTGGATCAGCCCTCTGCAGCCGGCTGACCCGCGGCGAGATATCCGCCCGTCTGACTCCCTTCGGTGCGATCGGCATTACGCTGTTCGCTATTGATCTCTGGCTGACAGCACGCGGCCTCTCCCTCCCCGACGAAGGCCTGATCTCTGCCGCAGAGTTTATTCGTGCCACCGGCGGCATACGGCTGCTGGTCGACCTGACCGGCATCGCCATTGCCGGTGGTATCTTCATTGTACCGCTCTACGCCATTCTGCAGGCCCGCAGCAGCAATGCCGACCGGGCCCGGATGATTGCCGCCAACAACATTCTGAATGCCCTGTTCATGGTTGCCGGGGCGCTGGCGGCCGGAGCCGCACTGGCCGCCGGGCATGGCATCACCGACCTCTTCCTGGGTATCGCCGTCCTCAATGCCGTTGTCGCCCTTTATGTCTGCCGGCTGATGCCCGCTGAAATGCTGCGGGCCGTCATGCAGGGCATCCTCAAGATACTCTACCGGGTGCGAACCAGCGGTCTCGACAATATCGGGAAAGCCGGCCCCCGGGCCGTCATCGTGGTCAATCATGTCTCGTTCCTTGATGGTCTGCTGCTGGCGACTTTCCTGCCCGGCAATCCGGTTTTTGCCATCAACACGCATATCGCCCGCCGCTGGTGGGTGAAACCGTTCCTTGCACTGGTGGATGCCTTCCCGCTGGACCCGACCAATCCGATGGCGATGAAGGCCCTGGTTGCCGAGGTAAAGAAAGACCGTCATTGCGTCATCTTCCCGGAAGGCCGGATTACCGTCACTGGCGCCCTGATGAAAGTCTATGAAGGGCCGGGGCTGATCGCCGACAAGGCCGATGCCATGGTTATTCCCGTCCGTATCGATGGCGCCCAGTACACGCCTCTGTCACGGCTGAAGGGCAAGATGCGGTTGCGCTGGTTTCCGAAGGTCCGTCTTGTTGTTCTGGAACCTCGCAGGTTTGAGCTGGCCGATGATCTGGTTGGGCGGAATCGCAGGCGGGCCGCAGCAGACAAACTCTATGACGTGATGTCGCGCATGGTCTTCGAGACCTGTGACACCGACAGCAATCTGTTCAATGCCCTGCTGACCGCCCGCCGGATTCATGGCGGCAAACACGAAATTCTGGAAGATACAGAACGCCGGCCCATGAGCTACCGCCGTCTGACCACCGCCGCGCTGGCGCTTGGCCAGCCGCTGTCCCGTCTGGCCGGTCCGGGAAAATCTGTTGGTGTCATGCTGCCAAATGCCTCCGCTGCGGTCGTCACCTTCTTCGCCCTGCAATCTATTCGCCGGACCCCGGCCTTGCTGAACTTCTCGACCGGCCTGACCAACATGCTGCATGGCTGCAAGGCTGCCGGAATTGATGTGGTCATCACCTCCCGTCGCTTTGTTGAAATGGCAAAGATGGAAGAAACCGTCGCCGGTCTGGAGGCAGAAGTTCGCATCGTCTATCTGGAAGATCTGGCAAAACTGATCGGCAAAGCCGCGAAACTGAAGGCCGCCATCCGTTCCACTCTCTATCGTCTCGGCATCGGGAAAAGCCGGGCTGCGGCCAACGATCCTGCTGTCATCCTGTTCACATCCGGCTCGGAAGGCACGCCCAAGGGAGTTGTTCTGTCGCACCGGAACCTGCTGGCCAACCGCTACCAGATGGGGGCCGTGCTGGACTTCAACCCGACGGACATCGTGTTCAACGCCCTGCCGCTGTTCCATTCCTTCGGCATGACCGGAGGGATGTTGCTGCCGCTGCTGTCGGGGGTCAAAACCTTCGTCTATCCCTCACCCCTGCATTACCGGATCGTCCCGGCACTGGTCTATGACACCAATGCGACGATCATGTTCGGAACCGACACCTTCCTCAATGGCTATGCCCGTTCTGCACATGCCTATGATTTCTACAGCCTGCGATATGTTTTCGCCGGCGCGGAAAAAGTGAAGGATGAAACACGCCGGACCTGGTCTGAACGCTTCGGCATCCGCATTCTTGAAGGCTATGGTGCCACAGAAACCGCGCCGGTCATCGCCGCAAACACGCCGATGCATCACCGTGCCGGATCGGTTGGCCGCGTGCTGCCCGGTATAGACTGGCGGCTGGAAGAGGTCCCCGGTGTTGAGGAAGGCGGGAAACTGCATGTCCGCGGACCCAACATCATGCTCGGCTATCTGAAATCCGACAAACCCGGTGATCTGCAACCGCCGCCGGGGGATGAATATGATACCGGTGATATCGTCACGGTCAGCGATGACGGATTCGTCACCATCATCGGCCGTGCCAAGCGCTTCGCCAAAATTGCCGGTGAGATGATCTCGCTGAACGCCGTGGAGAATCATGTATCGAAGCTGTGGCCTGATCACGCCCATGCCGTCGTCAGCATCAGTGACCCGAAAAAAGGCGAGGCGCTGGTGCTGATCACCGAGAAAAAGCGCGCCGGAAAAAAGACCCTCTCCGACTTCATCCGCAAGCAGGGGGGCACCGAACTGATGGTCCCGAAGCAGATCATCCAGCGCGATGAACTTCCTGTCCTCGGCACCGGCAAACTGGATTACGTCTCGCTGGGCAAGATTGCCGCCGGAGAGGAGCAGAAATGA